The following is a genomic window from Cryomorphaceae bacterium 1068.
CGCGTCGAAAGAGAGAAGCTCGATAGGTAACGGACTCGAGAAATATCCACTCGTATTACCCAAGGTCACATACATACCATTCGTGATCGGCACATTCTGAAAACGTGCCACATTTCCTCCCGGTAAACCCGCGGAGGGTGACGCCAAATCATAAATATTGGCATTGCTGAAATCCTGTGGATCCACATTCGTATGAGTCAACAACTTCAGCAAGTTGAAGTCTTGAGAAATCTCAAAAGCACTATCCGAAGCACTGAAGTTGATCTGAATAGTAGCAGTGGTAACATCCCCGCTTTCGTAAACCTTCCAAACTTGGCCTGACCGCTCCCTTATCGGATCGGGTAAAGGGCTGAAAGGATTGCCTACTTCGCTATATGGCCACGTATTGGTAAGCGCTTCCCCATTATGCCCCCATATAATAAAGCTATTGGGAGAGGCAAAATTCGGGCTATTTACCCTAAATATCGCTCCCGGTCCAGCCGCATCGGTATGCGCCGAACCATCACTTGCCTGACCCAATCCCGCAATCTGATTACTAAAGAGGTCCTGCTCGGGATCGCTCAAATCCCATATTTGTGGCGTAGCACTTCCCGTAAGTGGAATATCATACTTTGCCGATAGGTAATTCTCGATAATAATTCTTCTGGATTCACTCATTTCCGGTTCGTGAAACGATATAAACTCTGCCAACTTTCCATCAAAAGCACATCGTCCATCAGCAGCAGTTCCGTTGGAAAAATGAAAACGGGTATTGTCGTTGACTGCCCCGAGGCCGATTCGACCGGAATGCCCCCATAGACGCCCGACTCCGAATTGGTTGTACTGGCCAGAAGCCGCTGGTGTTCCGTTAATTAATTGACCCTTCACACCATTGACATAAATCATTAAAGGTTCATTGGAAAAATTATCGTAGATGCATGAAACAACATAATTGACTTCGGCGCCAACTTGCGGAGATTCTGAAATTAGTTGCAATGATCTTGCATAAATACTTCTGGTTCTGTTTCCGTCGTTTCCCCATGGCGCTTGATTTCCTTCTATCGTATCCGTGGTCGCATTATTATCATTCCCATCGTCATTCGCATTATTCCATGCGTGAAAAACCAGCCGACTATTATGTAAATAAATGGAAGTTCCTCTAGTACCACCTCCTTGCTCATAGATTAGTCTACACTCATTAGTTGTAGGATTATTTGTAGTCGATCCTAGGTTTGGAACGTCATCTGCACTAAAAACAAAGAAATAAGCCAACTTATCGACCGTACCCGAGGTATTGATTTTTTGATCATTTTCAATCTCGTAATAATCTGCTTGACCCGTATTGTTGCTACCGTCAAAAACCAGTGCATTCTGACCATTAATGGAATTGGCAGTGTTATTCGCTCGGCCATTACTACCGTTTTGATTATTTATGGAAATGCTATATGGAGCTCTATTTGATAAATTACCTCGAGTCCCTATAGGTTCCAAAGTAGCATCAACCCAAACGACATTATCCGAATTTTTACCAACTCCACCTGCACCCAGCCATTCAAAAGGTTCGTAATCCAAAATATTGTAGACCAAATTATCGGGCTGAACCACCGTGGTCTCTCCTGTTGGAGTGGTTCCTGTCAACTCAAAATCCACCGTCTCTACCACTTCTGTTAATCCGTCGGGATAAACAAAGAATGGTCCGATAAACGCTTCTTCGGTAAATGGTGGAAAAATCACGGTTCCCGTCTCTGCTCCTGCGTAATCCTGGCTATAGGTAGCCGTTCCGGGAGTCATGGCAAAGTCAACAACTACATCTCGACTCGATATTGGGTCGAGAGTCACTAGAAGCGATGGTGCCCCTATCGATTCAAATCCTGATTGTGATGGCGCTGCAAAAGTCGCAACGGGAATATCATCGTCAATAATCTCAATGGTTTGAAAAAGCGAATTAACAGAAAGAGCAGCCGCTCCTCCTGAAATTCCCGATATTCTAATTTGAAGTGTTTCTACTGGTTCGTCCACATTATCATCAATAATGGGAATGGTTACTGTTTGTGTATTAGGCGGCCCTGCAGGAAAACTTAAACTGCTCGTAAATGTATTGTCGTAATCCTGAGGATCTAGACCGAGAGAGCTTGATCTTGCTGATGTTCCCGCACCTCTTACGCTAATATTGCAATTGACAATACCCGCTGCCGTACCATCCCTTACAACAGATACATCAACCGTTCCGGCCGTTTCATTGACTTGAATATTGGTGGCCCACGATGGGAAACTGACTTTTGGCGGAGGATCATCATCGAAAATAGTGTAATCCAACTCAAAGTTCGGTCCTATAATCAAAGGAGGCTCTCCGGGAGGAGAAGTGGTATTAGTAATCTGAATCACAAGATTTTCCGTCGATGGATCTTCCGGTACCACGTCGTTTATTATCCTGAAAGGGATAAAAGATGTCGACAATCCAGTAAAATTAGTGGTTCCGCTAGTCAGTCCTGCAGTTGAAGAGTTGTAATAAAAATCATCACCTGTATCATCAACGCCGCCCGGACCTGTACCCAAATTGGCACTCCCTGGAATAAGAGTGAACTCGACACTGTAGAGACCAGACCCCGATATAGGTGTATAATTTAATCCAAGTTCTACAAAAACAGGTGTGAAATCAGGACTAGGATTTGATTCCAAGCCGATATCAGTATCCAGGACAAAGTTTACCTCAGGTTTTAGCCAAGCGAAAGTGAAAAACCCTCCATCCGGAATGTTAGCTTCAATGGTGTAGTCAAAAGGAGCCGTTCCATTCGGTTCAAGCTCAAGTACCCTGGTAGTATTCAAAGTGAAATCGGGAATATTCGCACTCGTCTCATCAATCAACATGACAAGTCTCGAATTGGCAGCCGTATATCCAGACGGACGAGCCGGAAGCATATCCTCTTGAACTTCGTGCAAAATATCGTACACATAATTCGTGCGATCTACTCTCCAAACTCGATTGAGTCGTTCAATATTCGCAGAATTATTCGGCACACCCACATCGGTCCAAGTCAGATTTAACCCATTGTGACCCGTGAAATAGTATTGATTAGGCGAACTACTAACAATGTCTGCTGAGCTAATTCTAAAAGGATTACGTCCTTGACTGAGATCGTGTAAATCCGTACCATTCGTTCGCTGTCCCAAGCCAATTAGATCCTTTCCATGGGCAAATTCATACGCGTACCAATCTTGTGTACTGAGAACAGCCAGATACTTCGATGCCAAATAGTTTTGTACGATCAATCGTTGGGTTTCCGAAATGACATCTTTGTAATAACACATTTCTGCCAACTTCCCTTTAAAAGACCAGGTCCCTACGGTATTTGCATTTCCATTAATTACCTGCTCTCGGTCAACGGTGTCATCGTTTACAGCTCCCAATCCACAAGGGTTGGGGTGATCGAACAATGTACCCATGCGTGCAAGACCATTGAAACCGCTGAAATTTCCACCAGGCTCCAAATTGCCTGGACCTCCGAATGAAGTTCCGTTTAGCCAACCTCTCAAGAAATTATCGGCATTATTACCAAGAACACCCGGCGTAGTAGCCTTGTATTGGGCACACAAAATATAAGTGGTATTCGGTTGAATCGGAGTGGAAACGTACGTGTAGCCCCAAGAAGGCGTATTGTCGGACGATCCCGCAACTCCTCCATCGTTATCTACGGCTTTGTCATAAGATCCGATGATCAAGAGACCTTCGTGGATCATGATATTAAAACCCCTTACCGTTCCTCCTTCCTCGTAAATCGTTTGCTTTGCCGTAGTCTCTTCAGAGGTCCTGAATGCTAAAAAGACCATCTTGTCATAGGTTACCCTCTCTGTATTGAGGTCATCTGATGAAGCCAAGATAAAATACCGATCGTCCTCAAAAGTTAGCGTTGGCAGTCCATTGATGGTAAAGGCAGGGTCATTTCGAAAAATTGGAGGTAGGATATTGTTTGGAACGGTACCGTTATCGCAATCCTCCGAAAAACTGACATCAGTCCATACGTTTACATCATCACCATCTGCTAGCGATAGCGTACTCGCATCCAGCCATACACCACACGTGCTTTCTGCAGTCGGCCCACATCCTGTAATGGTTCCCGTTTCCACACTCACCCCTCCCGGTCCTCGCTGTGCAGAGGTCTGAAGAGCCGTGAAAAACATCGAAAAAGTGAAGAATAATACTAGTTGAACTTTACTTGCGTTCATTTCAATTCAGTTTAAAAGGGCTTTGGCTTTGGGTTCAATACAAGTATCAAACCAAAACACCTACTTGATAAGTGGTACTTACGTAAAAACGCCCTTTAAGGTTAACCTTCGTCTAATTTACAAAATGAATCGATCAATTCATAATTTGAACCGATAAGATGACGAATTGTTCGGCAAGAATTGCCTTAGGCCATATTGTGAAAGACGTTTTGAACGTCGTCGTCCTCTTCCAGCCTCTCGAGGAGCTTATCTACCTCAGCCTCTTCTTCTTCGCTGAGTTTCTTCGTGTCCATCGGAATTCGCTCAAATCCCGAATTCATCAATTCCAACCCCATTTCTTCAATGGCCTTTTGTAACCCTCCGAAATCGGTAAATGGGGCGTAAATCATAATGGAGTCGTCCTCTTCGAAAATTTCGTCCGCGCCATAGTCGATCAGCTCAAGCTCCAATTCCTCTAAATCATTCTCGCCCTTGGCAATCCTGAAGAAGCACTTGCGCTCAAACATAAAATCAACCGAACCCGAAGTACTGAGACTCCCGTTGCACTTATTGAAATGACTCCGCACATTGGCTACCGTGCGGGTATTATTGTCAGTAGCGGTCTCAATCAAAATCGCTATC
Proteins encoded in this region:
- a CDS encoding YebC/PmpR family DNA-binding transcriptional regulator, with amino-acid sequence MGRAFEFRKERKMKRWAKMSKVFTRLGKDIVIAVKEGGPDPDTNSKLRAVIQNAKSENMPKDNIERAIKRATSKDQEDYKEVIFEGYAPHGIAILIETATDNNTRTVANVRSHFNKCNGSLSTSGSVDFMFERKCFFRIAKGENDLEELELELIDYGADEIFEEDDSIMIYAPFTDFGGLQKAIEEMGLELMNSGFERIPMDTKKLSEEEEAEVDKLLERLEEDDDVQNVFHNMA